In Brevibacterium zhoupengii, the following are encoded in one genomic region:
- a CDS encoding acetate--CoA ligase family protein produces the protein MERFFDPGSVAVLGASNDPAKWGFWLSAGALKGAHRRRVYLINSRVASIQAEPTFAHLSDLPETPELLVISIPGTGVPAVVDEALAAGVKAFLIISARVPGAADIAARIVAAGARLIGPSSLGVVDSGNELLLAWGNFTPGSLAVVTQSGQLGTEIATLSARSGLGISRFASIGGQSDVRAAEVLTTLVDDDATTQVVLYLESFTGGTALVSAMQALRAAGKPTMILTTGQSDAGARLARSHTGSLTSAMDTIDAACRAAGAIRLTTPGEAVELAGFLATSWLPAGRRIAIISDSGGQGAIAADRAESHGLRANVLDEATRTHVEHHLPQAGHTDNPIDLDGAGEADLSVHSRLVDALLADEGIDAVILSGYFGCYGEDIAALREPELAEVQRLGETVRSHRKPLIVHSMSADSAAVAALWENSIPVYTSIDSVMRVVSGAGFYASHAGRITEALEQSGPVTPWGSGYAAARDTIAAAGVPVPRALALSRGSAVAEVLAGSDLTPPFVLKAGWPAHKTELGAIALGLDDAVAVEHAHAEMVGRLGEGEYIIEEMDTRDDAVEILVGGRWDENFGPIVLVGAGGTETELYGDTWLELAPVTHAEALDMISRLTCYRLLTGWRGRRAADLDELAEIIVSVSRLIAGSNEIQEIEINPVRVAPEGALAVDALVVTSRDDDNDDSSDSNSDDDDSNRADNKEPR, from the coding sequence ATGGAGCGCTTCTTCGATCCCGGCAGTGTGGCCGTCCTCGGGGCGTCGAACGATCCCGCGAAATGGGGTTTCTGGCTCTCGGCAGGAGCGCTCAAGGGCGCTCACCGGCGCCGGGTCTACCTCATCAATTCCCGCGTCGCCTCGATCCAGGCCGAACCCACCTTCGCTCACCTTTCCGATCTGCCCGAGACGCCGGAACTCTTGGTCATCTCGATTCCCGGTACGGGAGTGCCTGCCGTGGTCGATGAGGCCTTGGCAGCGGGAGTGAAAGCGTTCCTCATCATCTCGGCCAGGGTGCCCGGGGCCGCCGATATCGCCGCACGCATCGTTGCCGCCGGCGCCCGCCTCATCGGTCCCTCGTCCTTGGGGGTGGTCGATTCCGGCAATGAGCTGCTTCTGGCCTGGGGCAACTTCACCCCAGGCTCCCTGGCTGTGGTGACGCAGAGCGGGCAGCTGGGAACGGAGATCGCCACCCTCTCCGCACGCAGCGGGCTCGGGATCTCACGCTTCGCCTCCATCGGCGGTCAGTCAGACGTCCGGGCCGCAGAGGTCCTGACCACCCTCGTCGACGACGATGCCACCACTCAGGTCGTCCTCTACCTCGAATCCTTCACCGGCGGCACTGCCCTGGTCTCGGCCATGCAGGCGCTGCGCGCGGCCGGGAAGCCGACCATGATTCTCACCACGGGCCAATCGGATGCCGGTGCCAGGCTCGCACGATCACACACAGGATCACTCACCTCGGCGATGGACACGATCGATGCCGCCTGCCGCGCCGCCGGTGCCATCCGACTCACCACCCCAGGTGAGGCGGTCGAACTCGCCGGATTCCTCGCCACATCATGGCTGCCTGCGGGCCGAAGAATCGCCATCATCTCCGACTCCGGAGGGCAGGGTGCGATCGCCGCGGACAGAGCCGAGTCCCATGGTCTGCGCGCCAACGTCCTCGACGAAGCCACCCGCACCCACGTCGAGCATCACCTGCCGCAGGCCGGTCACACCGACAATCCGATCGACCTCGACGGCGCAGGGGAGGCGGACCTGAGCGTGCACTCGCGACTCGTCGATGCACTCCTAGCCGATGAGGGGATCGACGCGGTCATCCTCAGCGGGTACTTCGGCTGCTACGGCGAAGACATCGCTGCCCTGCGCGAACCTGAACTCGCCGAGGTGCAGCGGTTGGGAGAGACCGTGCGCAGTCACCGCAAGCCCCTCATCGTGCACTCGATGAGTGCCGACTCAGCCGCCGTCGCCGCTCTGTGGGAGAACTCGATTCCCGTCTACACGTCGATCGATTCGGTCATGCGCGTGGTCTCCGGGGCCGGTTTCTACGCTTCGCATGCCGGGCGCATCACCGAGGCTCTGGAGCAGTCGGGACCGGTCACGCCCTGGGGCAGCGGCTACGCTGCGGCCAGGGACACGATCGCAGCGGCTGGCGTGCCGGTGCCGCGGGCATTGGCGCTGAGTCGCGGATCTGCAGTCGCCGAGGTGCTGGCGGGCTCGGATCTGACACCGCCGTTCGTGCTCAAGGCCGGGTGGCCCGCGCACAAGACCGAACTCGGGGCGATCGCCCTCGGACTCGACGATGCCGTTGCGGTAGAACACGCGCATGCGGAGATGGTGGGCCGCCTCGGCGAGGGGGAGTACATCATTGAGGAGATGGACACCCGCGATGATGCAGTCGAGATCCTCGTCGGCGGACGCTGGGACGAGAACTTCGGCCCCATCGTGCTGGTGGGTGCGGGGGGAACCGAGACGGAGCTCTACGGGGACACCTGGCTCGAACTGGCGCCGGTGACGCACGCGGAGGCACTCGACATGATCTCCCGGCTCACCTGCTACCGCCTGCTCACCGGGTGGCGGGGACGGCGAGCGGCCGATCTCGACGAACTGGCCGAGATCATCGTCTCGGTCTCCCGCCTGATCGCCGGCAGCAACGAAATCCAGGAGATCGAGATCAACCCGGTCCGCGTCGCCCCCGAAGGGGCACTCGCGGTCGACGCATTGGTCGTGACCAGCCGCGACGACGACAACGATGACAGCAGTGACAGCAACAGCGACGACGATGACAGCAACCGTGCCGATAACAAGGAGCCACGATGA
- a CDS encoding thiamine pyrophosphate-binding protein, whose protein sequence is MTEEHAEITGGAHLARALRAEGITRVFGIPGTHNLEIFAQLATEGIDIVSPRHEQGAGYMADGAARVTGKVQVVVTTTGPAVFNALTALLQSFTDSVPVLLIGPGMPLTHPGRGNGLLHEVRNQSQAIEAVLGDSHRVTSPGEVSLAVGQALSTMRSGRSRPAYIEIPLDLIEATGPGTLHPSVTRPHPSPEPNAIRSAAEALAASQRPLLIVGAGARAAGVEIEELSTALGAGVILSSNAKGTIDDEFENNLGAIGVLEVLPEMLLAADAVVAIGTELAPSDFWPEPMPLPDTVVRIDVDEVQMLRNARVTHPIPADATDATIALTHQLRQTRSAGLSRAAGEWLRRWHDTITAAGKDEGAPWAALCGGLNDYTTSSTSPVIVAADSTMCCYYGVQTGWRARRGDRFLYPAGAGTLGFGLPAGIGAKLAAPEARVVAIEGDGGAMFTIAELSAAAQAQVSLALIIVDNGGYGEIRNEMADRGDTPAGVALLGPDFPALATSLGARGLHIETQAELAAALREAEEFAGPTLIHITEDSRAATDMLGAFGQRAKSTEEPKSTEERNLT, encoded by the coding sequence ATGACAGAGGAACACGCAGAGATCACCGGTGGGGCACATCTGGCCCGAGCGCTTCGGGCAGAGGGGATCACGCGGGTCTTCGGGATTCCCGGGACCCACAATCTTGAGATCTTCGCCCAACTGGCCACCGAGGGCATCGATATCGTCTCGCCCAGGCATGAGCAGGGCGCCGGGTACATGGCCGACGGTGCGGCTCGTGTCACCGGAAAGGTGCAGGTCGTGGTCACCACGACAGGGCCGGCGGTATTCAATGCGCTGACCGCACTGCTGCAGTCCTTCACCGACTCGGTCCCGGTCCTCCTCATCGGTCCCGGCATGCCGCTGACCCACCCGGGACGCGGCAACGGACTCCTCCATGAGGTGCGCAATCAGAGTCAGGCCATCGAGGCCGTCCTCGGCGACAGCCATCGAGTGACGAGCCCCGGTGAGGTGTCCCTGGCGGTCGGACAGGCCCTGTCGACGATGCGATCCGGGCGCAGTCGGCCCGCCTATATCGAGATCCCACTCGACCTCATCGAGGCCACCGGACCTGGAACGCTGCACCCGTCGGTGACCCGCCCTCACCCGAGTCCGGAGCCGAATGCGATCAGGTCCGCCGCCGAGGCGCTCGCCGCCTCCCAGCGTCCCCTGCTCATCGTCGGTGCCGGGGCCCGTGCTGCCGGAGTCGAGATCGAAGAGCTCTCGACCGCGCTCGGGGCCGGGGTCATCCTGTCTTCGAATGCCAAGGGCACGATCGATGATGAGTTTGAGAACAACCTCGGCGCCATCGGGGTCCTCGAGGTGCTGCCGGAGATGCTGCTCGCCGCAGATGCTGTGGTGGCCATCGGTACGGAACTGGCCCCCAGCGATTTCTGGCCCGAGCCCATGCCGCTGCCGGACACTGTTGTGCGCATCGATGTCGACGAGGTGCAGATGCTGCGCAATGCTCGCGTCACCCACCCCATCCCCGCCGATGCCACGGACGCGACGATCGCGTTGACGCACCAGCTGCGACAGACCAGATCGGCCGGTCTCTCACGGGCAGCAGGCGAATGGCTGCGCCGCTGGCATGACACGATCACGGCCGCAGGCAAAGATGAAGGTGCACCCTGGGCAGCGCTGTGCGGCGGGCTCAACGACTACACCACCTCGTCGACATCACCAGTCATCGTCGCCGCAGATTCGACGATGTGCTGCTATTACGGAGTGCAGACCGGATGGCGGGCGCGGCGAGGTGACCGCTTCCTCTATCCGGCAGGTGCAGGAACCCTGGGGTTCGGTCTGCCGGCGGGAATCGGTGCCAAGCTCGCCGCACCCGAGGCCAGGGTAGTGGCGATCGAAGGTGACGGGGGAGCGATGTTCACGATCGCCGAACTCTCCGCGGCCGCGCAGGCGCAGGTGTCCCTGGCGCTCATCATCGTCGACAACGGCGGGTACGGGGAGATCAGGAACGAAATGGCCGATCGCGGCGACACTCCTGCCGGAGTTGCCCTGCTGGGACCGGACTTCCCCGCCTTGGCAACCTCGCTGGGCGCTCGCGGTCTCCACATCGAGACACAGGCTGAGTTGGCGGCGGCACTGCGGGAGGCCGAGGAATTCGCCGGCCCCACCCTCATCCACATCACCGAGGACTCACGCGCAGCCACGGACATGCTGGGTGCGTTCGGTCAGAGAGCGAAGTCGACCGAGGAGCCGAAGTCGACTGAGGAGAGGAACCTGACATGA
- a CDS encoding GNAT family N-acetyltransferase, protein MTAFLRRWHRDDAAALAEIYSRADADLFNNIPDDPSLTGAQAWLEGIRTAEADGSMVALAIVAGDHTPVGNVMATAIDRRHSTAWISYWLDPDARGQGLAAAGLCSLVDHVHDEIGVYRLELGYRVNNPASAAVAESAGFIVEGRQRERLLYDGARYDTEECARLAGDPRPQSHRLPFVTF, encoded by the coding sequence ATGACCGCTTTCCTCAGACGCTGGCACCGCGATGATGCTGCTGCCCTCGCAGAGATCTACAGTCGGGCCGATGCCGATCTTTTCAACAACATCCCCGACGATCCGTCTCTGACCGGTGCGCAGGCATGGCTCGAAGGAATCCGCACAGCAGAAGCAGACGGATCCATGGTCGCCCTCGCCATCGTGGCCGGTGACCACACACCGGTCGGCAATGTCATGGCGACAGCCATCGATCGGCGGCACTCGACCGCCTGGATCTCCTATTGGCTCGACCCGGACGCTCGCGGCCAGGGCCTGGCTGCAGCAGGACTCTGCAGCCTCGTCGACCACGTCCACGATGAAATTGGCGTCTATCGCCTCGAACTGGGCTACCGCGTGAACAATCCGGCATCAGCTGCGGTGGCCGAGAGCGCCGGATTCATCGTCGAAGGGCGTCAGCGCGAACGGCTGCTCTACGACGGGGCCCGTTATGACACAGAGGAATGTGCTCGACTGGCCGGGGATCCACGGCCTCAGAGCCACCGATTGCCGTTCGTGACGTTCTGA
- a CDS encoding superoxide dismutase, producing MAEQYVLPELPYDYSALEPHISARIMELHHDKHHATYVKGANTAVEQLAEARESGNLANVPKLTRDLAFNLGGHVNHSIFWNNMSPDGGDKPVGELAAAIDDQFGSFDKFREHFTTAATTIQGSGWAVLVYDQLGGNLFIEQLKDQQSDIQLGGTPVLQLDMWEHAFYLDYQNVKPDYVKAWWNIVNWADAGARFDRAVSQTKGLLLG from the coding sequence ATGGCTGAGCAGTACGTCCTTCCGGAACTGCCCTACGACTACTCCGCACTTGAGCCGCACATCTCGGCTCGCATCATGGAGCTGCACCACGACAAGCACCACGCAACCTACGTCAAGGGTGCCAACACTGCTGTTGAACAGCTAGCAGAAGCCCGCGAAAGCGGAAACCTCGCCAACGTGCCGAAGCTGACCCGCGATCTCGCGTTCAACCTCGGCGGACACGTCAACCACTCGATCTTCTGGAACAACATGTCTCCAGACGGCGGCGACAAGCCAGTCGGCGAACTCGCAGCAGCGATCGACGACCAGTTCGGCTCCTTCGACAAGTTCCGTGAGCACTTCACCACGGCAGCCACCACGATCCAGGGCTCCGGCTGGGCCGTGCTCGTCTACGATCAGCTTGGTGGAAACCTCTTCATCGAACAGCTCAAGGACCAGCAGTCGGACATCCAGCTCGGCGGAACCCCGGTTCTCCAGCTCGATATGTGGGAGCACGCCTTCTACCTCGACTACCAGAACGTCAAGCCTGACTACGTCAAGGCTTGGTGGAACATCGTGAACTGGGCAGATGCAGGCGCACGCTTCGACCGTGCCGTGTCTCAGACCAAGGGCCTCCTGCTCGGCTGA
- a CDS encoding acyl-CoA dehydrogenase family protein → MSYTPWPLSDEQTDIIELCAAFAKDKIRPAGRGVDEADTQSPVELFRQAARVGITDFMIPEEYGGGGFTDVFTQCLVQEQLCFGDPGIGNFLCSNGFFADPILALGSEEQKEAWLRPLTGPDPIFTALATTEPGSGSDSASITTRAEAVDGGYLLNGQKAWISNAGLATGYVVFAKTDPTQRSRGVTAFLLPGDTEGMEFGAPMKKMGQRAIVCREIFFSDAFVPTKNRLGEEGQGFYGLMRTFDISRVVLGAAALGTARAAYEYARDYARERTQFGSPIIDHQSVAFRLADMSARIDAAWLQVLNAARMIDAGESVPREKVTASAAMAKMGASETAMFCTWAGVQTLGGWGYSREHPVEQWMRDAKLEEIEEGTSDIMRLLISRNLP, encoded by the coding sequence ATGAGCTACACACCCTGGCCGTTGAGCGATGAGCAGACGGACATCATCGAACTGTGCGCCGCATTCGCCAAAGACAAGATCCGGCCAGCCGGCCGCGGCGTCGACGAGGCGGACACTCAGTCCCCGGTCGAGCTGTTTCGCCAAGCGGCGCGCGTGGGCATCACCGACTTCATGATCCCCGAGGAGTACGGAGGCGGTGGCTTCACCGACGTCTTCACACAATGCCTCGTCCAGGAGCAGCTGTGCTTCGGCGACCCCGGCATCGGTAACTTCCTGTGCTCCAACGGCTTCTTCGCCGATCCGATCCTGGCGTTGGGAAGCGAGGAGCAGAAGGAGGCGTGGCTGCGTCCTCTGACCGGCCCAGATCCGATCTTCACCGCACTGGCGACGACGGAACCGGGATCAGGGTCTGATTCGGCCTCGATCACTACCCGTGCTGAGGCTGTTGACGGCGGCTATCTGCTCAACGGGCAGAAGGCATGGATTTCCAATGCCGGCCTGGCCACGGGATACGTTGTCTTCGCCAAGACCGACCCGACGCAGCGCTCACGCGGGGTCACCGCGTTCCTCCTTCCGGGTGATACCGAGGGGATGGAGTTTGGGGCACCGATGAAGAAGATGGGTCAGCGTGCGATCGTATGCCGGGAGATCTTCTTCTCCGACGCCTTCGTCCCGACAAAGAACCGCCTCGGCGAGGAAGGGCAGGGCTTCTACGGGCTGATGCGCACCTTCGACATCTCCCGAGTGGTCCTCGGTGCCGCTGCTCTGGGCACGGCCAGGGCCGCCTACGAATACGCCCGCGACTACGCACGTGAGCGGACACAGTTCGGCTCCCCGATCATCGACCACCAGTCCGTGGCCTTCCGCCTGGCAGACATGTCTGCGCGCATCGATGCCGCTTGGCTGCAGGTCCTCAACGCGGCACGGATGATCGATGCGGGGGAGTCGGTGCCGCGGGAGAAGGTCACTGCCTCCGCCGCGATGGCGAAGATGGGCGCCTCGGAGACCGCGATGTTCTGCACCTGGGCTGGAGTCCAGACTCTGGGCGGGTGGGGCTATTCGCGCGAGCACCCGGTCGAACAGTGGATGCGCGACGCCAAACTCGAGGAAATTGAGGAAGGGACCTCGGACATCATGCGGCTGCTGATCTCACGCAATCTGCCCTGA